One Salvia splendens isolate huo1 chromosome 1, SspV2, whole genome shotgun sequence genomic window, AAATTGAGAACAATAGTAGCTCTAGCCAACTCATTCATTTCATCCAGTTTTTCTTGAGTGTCATCAGGCAAAGAGCCATCAACAGCCTTAAACACTTTTTGTTGAATAAGAATGCATTTCAATTTCTGTTTCCAAATCACAAAATCTTTTTTGCCATTAAAAGGAACCAAACCAACAGGTTGagacatttttaaaatcacttTTGCAAGAACACATGAAGCAAGACAGAAACACACAACCTTGCAAACTTTCAGGCACAATGACATACACAGCAAGACAGAAATACACAATCTTGCAAACTTTCAGGCACAGTGACCAGGCACACTTTCACACAACTTTCACAACAAatcagacctcaaatccatgaCTGTCACCAGCACACTGGCTAAGGCTATCCCAGTTCACAATCACTCACTTCtggagggcgcagggggtcacttagGCAGTATAACTGCTTGGTGGTCAAGTAATGAGAGATCAGAAATCACATAGCACCAAGAAACAACAGAAGCAATAAACACATAGAAAGCAAGAAAAAGCCTAAGTCTTTGCCAAAGACTGTCTACCAGCAAGCAATATCCCAAGCCTATATTTGGCActaaacagaaaaagaaaacaagagattcagccaatttaccagagcgAACCCTCACTCAAAGGAGGAttccacttgcccacctccttaATGCTACTCGGCGTGCCGGACTAGTCCCcacgtggctctgataccactgtagggatcagacaaGTCCGGGTTCactaattatcaagacctctttgttcttaTACAAGAGAGTTCAGCCAAACTCTCAACCACGGGCTGATTTACAAAGGATCTAGCTATTACACAAGAATCCTAGCCCTCCTTGAGCGGAAGCTACTGAACCACCGAGTAAACCTGCACACTTAACACACACGTTAGCACAACAAGAAGGATCCTCTTGGATCTTAAGAGTAAAGCAAACAAGCGAGCAGAAAACACAAGAAACACAAAGAAACCGAATAGATCTTAGCTATGGCTCAACCACTCGCTAGTAGTACGAATCTATTCTCCAGAAACCAGATCCAAGGGAGCACGTTGAATCCACCAGTGATTCACCTCACACACCAGATATCAACCCTAAACAACTCCACTATTCCAGATCTGAAACCTCTCGAACAAAAACTCGCAGAAATCCCTCACACAGAAAACCCTAGTTTCACCAACACCCCAGCAACCGAAGTAGTTGCCTTCTCCAACACTCACACAAGATCAATCACTCAAATAACCGTGAAAGATCACAGTGAAACAATCGGAGACTCATcggtgaagaagaagagaagagagaattcAACAGTCGAGAGAGAGGGTAGAGAGAAGAAAGAGTGAATCGAATGTCAAGCGGCAGAGAAGAGAGGCAGGGGTGTATATCGCCCGGGCATTGGGCTAGGGCAACCACCAGCCCAATTTCCATCTGGGCCTCATTTAATTCACAGCCCAAATAATAGTCTACAGCCCAATTATCCAACCGTTTGCATGAGGACAAAAAACATGGGATGGTAAATTTATATCTCATCACCAATATCGTTATTATATAGTGCTACTATTATGTCGGCATTTCTATTGTTATTCTTATATCTTATCACCAATATTTATgaagtttctattttaaatagCATTATATCACAAAGAAAAGAGCAGCATTATATCACAAAGAAAAGAGCcatcctaaaataaaaatatcttgaTGAAAGTCAAGATATTGGTCGAGTTGTCAATACGGTGgtaaatacaaaatttaaagatcaatataattttattgcaaaaaaaaacccaaaaattGCATGGGAATGCATTTTcatttaaattgatatattgCACACTCAACGGCCTATTCATAATAATTACAAACATCCAaccttaacacataaaataatttatttattttaagtcCGTAAACAAATTAAAAACCAAGATCAAATGAAGGCGCatcaaaaatcccaaaattttgTTCTTTAATTTCATCAGAACCTACTATTTTTTCTGTTGAGTGCTCTGTTTTTTTCTTGAACAGCTTTGTAGCTTCTTCTTCTAGTGCATCAAGATCGATCCCTTCATAAAAATCATCGTCTTCGAAAATATCTACGGCCTTTTCCATTGTCTCTACATGTACGTGCGCAGTCGAGTTCTCATGTGCAGCCCCGGAGAGTAGAGAGAACTCCGTGTCTAAATTAAGCGTTGGTAGGGAGTGTGCTTGGTGGAGGCTTAGTTTTCTTTTCCGACTATCCGGCCTGCTCTCGAACATCTCTGTGGGAACCCCGTTGCCTGCATCTTTGTTGTTCCTGGCAGTTGATTCAAAGCCAGTCTGAGGAGCATCGTCGCGTCCTGTTCCTGTTGAGCTTCCGCTTCCATCCATTTTGCTGCTTTGAACCACAGAGTCGGGACTGTGGTTTGTCGGGAAGCTTGGGGGTCTTGGAAATGGAGATTGACTGAGTAACGATCGCCTGCCATTGAATTGAACCGGTAAAAATAATGTAGGATAATCCACTACAGACTCTGATGAATTGAATGATTTTGAGATCATACAATCATATAGTCTTTCAAATACTCGTAAGTTCAATCTATCATCCAACGTAAACAGCCTTCAAAAAGGGAAGATGATGGGTGTTATTGGTAACCTGTATATTGCCATCATGTCAACCCTAGTGCTGCCAGCTTGGGTATTAGAAGTTGTAGGATTGAGCCCGTCGTCTATAAAGCTATCCTCAAACGAACTGTCCTCTTGTACATCCTCCTCGTCATCCGACGCCATAGCATCAGATGATACCCTAAACATGAAAGAGCATTAAGGTAGGTAAAATACCTCACCTATATAAACTGTAGAAGGTGCACTTACTCAGCTTCCTCTTCAATATATGTTGCAGCACCTTTTGCTTGCTTCTTCTCACCTGATGGGGGTTGGGGTGGGGTTAGGGTTCACAAGAAATTTAGTATTCACCGGAAAGTCGATGTATAAACTTGAGTATTAAGAGACTTCTGCAAGCATAAGTGACCTGGTAAATTTGCATTTTCATTGATGAAAAGAATACCTTTGAGAAGCGTAGTGGATTTATGATGGCTAATCCTTCTCGAAACATATTTTTCGCCTGCACCAGTTGAGTTTCTGGATTCTGTTGGAACTTTCCTGTTGCAATCTCCAAGCTTCCGCAGCCTACGGAACTTGAACGGCTGCTCGACACTTTCGGGCTGGACACCACAATCTGGAGTCCAGTCTTTACTGCTACTCGTGCCCGAGAGTTTAGTAACAGGAGTTCGCAGCTCATTTGTAATGGGAACAGGTGAGGAGCATGCTCCCACTGTGCCCGTGTTGCAATCTAGTGGAGGTGTTCGAATGCCATTGTCGATATCCATCTCCCCCAAGCTGCCATTTATATCTTCCCTCTTGTCATGTTCACAAGAGTTTAGGAGACGCTCAGTTTCCAGATTTGGGGGAGAAACGAGAGCAGGACAAACGATATCATCACCTTGGTTGCCCTTCCACGTCCCTGCATCAGAATTGCAGACAGGCATTGATGATTGTACATGTATATGAGGAATGCTGCAATGAATACATACCAGAATCATTTATCGGAGATTCTGGAACAACTCCACTTTTGATTAAATTAGTCAGTCTCGGACTAAGATAGACATCTATAAGATCCTGGTCTGAAATATCCATTTCGTTCTGCATTCTGCTTGAAACCGGGGAATGGAGAATTTCCTCAGCCTCGTCGAACTTCTTCGCATCCTCAGAAAAGAGGTCACCTACACTAAATTCATGTACTGTCTGATTATCTATAGGTTGCAGAGGAATCTCTGCGCACTCCACACATTCATGCATTGAGTGATCAAGAGAAGCCATATTTCTAGATTCCATTCGTTTAGAACTCGAATCTAGAGGCACTTGAGGTAATGATAAGACCAGGACATTTCCAACACTATCGACAGACACAAATTCTGAAGCAAAGAGGAAGGTATGAAGCCAAGTTTTTGGTTTGTGAGAGTCTTCGCTCTGCAAATCTTTCACAGTCACTTGAAGCTCTCGACCCGATTCTTCTGCTTCTCTATTCGATTCCTCTTCAGCAGGATCAGTATACCTCTCTGAATCTAGTACATTCCAAACAAGAAAACCATATAGAATTAAAAAGCAGCCAAGCATGAAGATTCTAATGTTGTGTTAATACAGCTACTAGATATATATGCTgtgctttttttctttttttgaaccTTGATAGATCAAATGACGCTACATCTATCGAAATGGAAGTCCCAGACAGCAAAGGCCTATCTTTTGCCAAATAGTTACCTTCTATAACATTATCACGAGGCTCTGCCTCTGAAACTCTCAAGCAAGGATCTAGAATGACATCGTCCTGAATCAAGATAGTATCTCAAATTATTCCAAAACATAGCCTACTGGATATAGACGAGCCTGTTGtgaacaaacaaacaaacctCTGCTGAGGGATTGCGATCGTGAGAATACGGTAGGTCTTGCAAATCCTGCATGGTATCTATTAGTATCTGCGTTCGAGATGAATGCAGCACACTGTTTGCAGGCGATGGATATGCCTGGAAGTGAGGAAAAGCAATGAGAGATGGTCTCCAAGCATCTTCTTGAGTGGCGACAAAATACTTGGCAAGCGAATCTTTCTCAGCATCTGTAATTTTTTCCTTGTATGCTGGCCCTGGAATGAGTTCAGAATCCTTTGCTTTTGACCCACAAGGAACAAATTCTTCAATTGACATTTCAAGAAATTGCAGTTCTGGTTTGAGAAAATGTGGAACCTGCAATTGCGCGTGTAAAGGTATAAAAAACCTGGTTATATATCTATAATAATGATTGTGTCAGGCAAGTGAAACATAATCTGCAGAGAAAGCATACCATCCTTGGACTCGGGTGGAAATTAAAACTCTTTGTGCCACCATGTATCATGTGCTTACTTATAGACTTGCCATTCGCTAGCTTTTGCTTATAACCTCTCAATTCTGCCCCTTCGCATGCTAAAACTAGTGAGCTAGTTAAGGGAACTGCTTATGAAAAGGATTTAAGGTGATTTGTAAATACGATGTAACAAGTCAGATCTACATACGAGAGACACAGATAGAAAAGGATATCAACTCGTCCTTCCTGGTTCCTCCCGGTTCGCCCCATGCGTTGAATCATCCTCAGAGGCGAGATATTAGCATCAAAGCATATGACAAGATCAACTTCCATGATATCAAGACCTTCCTCACCG contains:
- the LOC121806807 gene encoding DEAD-box ATP-dependent RNA helicase FANCM; amino-acid sequence: MDDDDEFDWEAAVHEIDVACQAAAATAVPNSYCKQEMFVNVDEEMRKTGKFDAISSAPSTRQTTLDRFIGAPSFNSRKFEERVEISRGQQCMSSSIGENICQESEKLNEFVKIDAEAAKTWIYPVNVPVREYQLSITRTALFANTLVALPTGLGKTLIAAVVIYNFFRWFPEGKIVFAAPSRPLVLQQIEACHKIVGIPQEWTIDLTGQKSPSRRAEFWKCKRVFFVTSQVLEKDIHSGSCLVKNLVCLVIDEAHHASGNYSYCVAVRELMDASTQLRILGLSATPGSNQKTIQHVIDNLQISTLEYRSESDPDVQPYVHDRKIELIQVSMGDEAIDIDSLLLEVGRPYHAQLCSFGLLPKRDFKTLSPCDFLRSKETFRKKPPASVPLSRHGEFMGYFAALVTLHHLRKLLSSHGIRPAFEMLDEKLKKGWFARLLSRNEAILKAKLIMQKTITHGARSPKLTKMLEVLTEHFKVKDPKNSRVIIFSNFRGSVRDILDALKHIGESVKATEFIGQNAGKNSKGQSQKIQQAVLEKFRTGGYNVIVATSIGEEGLDIMEVDLVICFDANISPLRMIQRMGRTGRNQEGRVVVLACEGAELRGYKQKLANGKSISKHMIHGGTKSFNFHPSPRMVPHFLKPELQFLEMSIEEFVPCGSKAKDSELIPGPAYKEKITDAEKDSLAKYFVATQEDAWRPSLIAFPHFQAYPSPANSVLHSSRTQILIDTMQDLQDLPYSHDRNPSAEDDVILDPCLRVSEAEPRDNVIEDSERYTDPAEEESNREAEESGRELQVTVKDLQSEDSHKPKTWLHTFLFASEFVSVDSVGNVLVLSLPQVPLDSSSKRMESRNMASLDHSMHECVECAEIPLQPIDNQTVHEFSVGDLFSEDAKKFDEAEEILHSPVSSRMQNEMDISDQDLIDVYLSPRLTNLIKSGVVPESPINDSGTWKGNQGDDIVCPALVSPPNLETERLLNSCEHDKREDINGSLGEMDIDNGIRTPPLDCNTGTVGACSSPVPITNELRTPVTKLSGTSSSKDWTPDCGVQPESVEQPFKFRRLRKLGDCNRKVPTESRNSTGAGEKYVSRRISHHKSTTLLKGEKKQAKGAATYIEEEAEVSSDAMASDDEEDVQEDSSFEDSFIDDGLNPTTSNTQAGSTRVDMMAIYRRSLLSQSPFPRPPSFPTNHSPDSVVQSSKMDGSGSSTGTGRDDAPQTGFESTARNNKDAGNGVPTEMFESRPDSRKRKLSLHQAHSLPTLNLDTEFSLLSGAAHENSTAHVHVETMEKAVDIFEDDDFYEGIDLDALEEEATKLFKKKTEHSTEKIVGSDEIKEQNFGIFDAPSFDLGF